Part of the Dehalobacter sp. 12DCB1 genome is shown below.
AGACAGTAGGTTTGGTATTCGGTTGGCCGCAGCACGTTTCAGATCCTGGCAGGTAGTGAAAACAGGAGTAATAGTTTTCATGGCAGGCCATTCCAGTTTGTTTGACTTTCAGAAGAATCGTATCGCGGTCACAGTCAAACCGGATATCGACGATTTCCTGGTAATGACCTGAAGTTTCTCCCTTGACCCAGAGCTGGTTTCTGCTGCGGCTGAAATAACACGCTTTGCCTTCAGTCAGCGTTTTTTTCAGTGCTTCCTGATTCATGTAGGCGAGCATTAGCACTTCTCCACTTTCGGCATCCTGGGCAATGGCCGGAGCAAGACCTTTTTCATCCCACTTCACAGCCTGTACGGTTTTGGAAATATCGATACACCCTGACTCAAATCTACTGTTCATCTTGGTTGACTCCTTTTTTAATATCCCAATTTGCTTTTTTTCCTGCGATTATCAATTTCTTAAGATTATCTTCGAACGGGTATGCCTTTTCCGGCCAGATAATCTTTTGTCTCTTTGATGCTGTACTCCCTGTAATGAAAAATCGACGCGGCTAAGACAGCATCCGCTTCCCCCTCCGTCAGACCTTCCGCCATATGTTTCAGGTTTCCGACTCCTCCGCTCGCAATTAATGGAATGGTCACAGCCCTGCTTACCAACCGGTTCAGTTCGTTATCATAGCCCTCTTTGGTTCCGTCACGATCCATCGAAGTCAGCAGGATTTCACCTGCCCCAAGTTCTTCAACTTTCCGGGCCCATTCCAGTACATCTGTCCCGGTCGGTTTACGGCCTCCGTGCGTATACACTTCCCAACGGCCCTCTCCGACTTTGCGGGCATCGATTGCGACAACAATGCACTGGCTGCCGAATGTGAGAGCCCCTTGTTCGATCAATTCCGGATTTTGAACAGCAGCCGTATTTAAGGAGACTTTATCTGCTCCGGCACGCAGCATTCTCCGGATATCCTCAATCGTTCTTAAGCCCCCGCCGATGGTAAAGGGAATAAACACTTTCTCAGCAGTCCTTCGGACGACATCGACCATGGTTTCACGGCCTTCGGCAGAAGCTGAAATATCCAAAAATACAAGTTCATCGGCACCCTCGCGATCGTACAGCGAAGCAAGTTCCACAGGGTCTCCCGCATCCCGCAGGTGAATAAAATTCGTTCCTTTAACTACCCGGCCATCATGCACATCGAGGCAAGGTATAATTCGTTTGGCAAGCATTTATTTTGCTCCTTTTGCTTGGGTAGGTCACCGTAATGGAGGGCCGCTTTCGGTCGTTGTGTCTTGACACAAAATTCCGTGCTTCTTGTCGAATACCATGTTATCCGTGACGTATTCGACCCTATGTACTTCCTGTACCGTCGCCTTGCTCCACTTGGCGCTGGCTGTCCATTACGCGACTTAATCTATGAGATATAAGTAAAAGTTAAATAGAAATTATATTCTAGGCGATCACCCGCAGTGCCTCTTCCAGCGTGAAAGCGCCTGAATAGATAGCCTTTCCGACAATAGCACCTTCAATCGCTATTCCACGGTCAGCCTCCGCCTTCAGTTTATCCAGATCGTCCAACGCGGAAATACCGCCGGATGCAATCACCTTAAGTCCGGTCGTCTCGGCCATCCTGACCGTGCTGGCAATGTTCGGACCGCCAAGCATTCCGTCCCTGGAAATGTCGGTGAAGACAATCCGGGAAACGCCGACTTGCTTCATCGCTTTACCGAGATCCTCAGCTTTGAGGCCGGTGCTTTCCGCCCATCCCTGAACCGCGACCATGCCGTCTTTGGCATCGATCCCGACAATAATCTGATCGCCATACCTGCGAACAGCCTCTGTCACAAGCTCCGGATCCCTTACCGCGACCGTCCCGAGTATGACCCTTGATACACCTAAATCCAGCAGTTCCTCGATCCTGGCCAGTGTCCGGATACCACCGCCCACCTGAATCTTCAACGAAACATTCTTTACAATATCCCGAATGGCTTCATCGTTTACGGGCTTTCCGGAAAATGCCCCGTTCAGGTCGACGATATGCAGAACCTTTGACCCTCTGTCCATGAAATCGGCCGCCACCCCTGCAGGGTCATCGGAGTATACGGTTGCATCCTCCATTCTACCCTGCAGGAGACGGACAACTTTGCCGTCTTTTAAATCAATCGCCGGATATATGATCATTGATTTTTCACCCATTTCCCAAAATTATCGAGCATGACCAGACCCCAGGGGCTGGACTTCTCCGGGTGGAACTGTGCACCCCAGACATTGTCTTTGCCGACCAGGGCAGGAAACTCCAGTCCATAATCGCTGGTCCCGGCAATGTAGTCCTGATCGGCCGGCTGAGCAAAATAAGAGTGGACAAAATAGAAATAAGAATGGTTCGGAATATCATTACAAAGCATGTTCTGTCTGATAACATTTAGCTTATTCCATCCCATATGCGGAATCTTCAAGCCCGGCGGGAATTTGACCACCCGGCCTTTCAGAAAACCAAGACCGCTATGTTCTCCATGCTCCTCACCAACCTCAAAAAGCAGCTGCATGCCGAGGCAAATGCCCAGAAAAGGTTTGCCGCTTTGTACATATTGTTTTAAAGGGTCAAGCCAGCCGCCTTTGGCGAGCTCATCCATGGCATCAGCGAAAGCGCCGACTCCAGGAAGAATAACTCCGTCCGTACCGGTCAGCTTCTCCGGAGATTCTATGATCTCCGCTAAAAATCCAAGTTTTTCAAACGCCTTTTCCACACTTCGTAGATTTCCGCGTCCATAGTCTACTATGCCTATCATTCTAATGATGTCCTCCAGTAATTACACGGACTATTTTATCAGTTAGTACCTTGTCAACCATACAATTAGAATAGAATAATAGGTCTATTCTATAAGCTCCCTTTGGTAGAGGGCACACCGTCAACAAGACTGCTTTTCCTTACAGCAAGTCCAAGGGCCCTGCCCGCGGCTTTGAATACAGCCTCGAGAATGTGGTGCCTGTTTTTTCCGTCCAGCATGCCTATATGCAGCGTGATGCCGGCATTCGTCGCCAGGGCCCGAAAAAATTCTTCCGCCATCTCTACAGGGAAATCACCGACCATCCCTTCCGGGCAATCTACTTTCCAGACCAAGAACCCGCGGTTGGAAATATCTGCAGCAACCTGAACCAGGGCTTCATCCATCGGAAACAGGCAGTCCCCGACCCTCTCAATTCCGGACTTGTCCCCAAGCGCTTCTTTCATCGCCTGTCCAAGAACGATCCCGCAGTCTTCCACCAAATGGTGCTGGTCAACTTTCAGGTCCCCCCCGGCTTCAATCTCCAGATCAAAATGGGCAAACCGGCAAAAGGCATCAAGCATGTGGTCAAAAAAACCGATCCCGGTATCTACGCTTACTCTACCGCTGCCGTCAATGGCCAGCGCCAGTGTTATTTCCGTCTCCAGGGTTGTTCTGCTTAGATTGGCACTCCTCACTCTATAGGCCCCCTTATTAACCTTATTTTTATATTATACATGAATTTACTGTTCTTCCGCTATCACGATTTCAAAGCTTCTTCTGTCTGACCTCTACAGCCCTGGCATGTGCTTCCAGCCCTTCTTTGCGGGCAAGGTATGCAATCTGGGCGGTATCCCTTTGCAAAGCTTCTTCGGAATAGTTGATTACACTTATTCTTTTAACAAAGGTGTCGACGCCAAGGACAGAGTAAAAGCGGGCGGTTCCCCCGGTCGGCAGGATATGGTTTGGTCCCGCAAAATAATCACCGACCGGTTCCGGTGTATATCTCCCCAGGAACACCGCCCCGGCATTTTTCACCTTGCCCAGCCAGGCGAACGGTTCCTGCACAGCGAGTTCAAAGTGTTCGGGGGCAATGCGGTTGACAAGGTTTATCCCTTCCTGAATATCCCTGACCAGAATTGCAGCCCCGTAAGTATCCCAGGAATCCCTGGCAATTTCAGCCCGCGGCAGTGCTTCAAGCTGGCGCTCCACCTCAAGCACCGTCTTTTCCAGCAAATCGGAACACGGTGAAACGAGAATTGCTGAGGCAAGCCTGTCATGTTCAGCCTGCGAAAGCAGGTCTGCCGCCAGCTCCTCCGGGACAGCGCTTTCATCCGCAAGGATAAGGATCTCGCTCGGTCCGGCCAGCATATCGATATCTACGGTTCCATAGACCATTTTCTTAGCAAGGGTTACAAAAATATTGCCGGGCCCTGTAATCTTATCCACAGGGGCAATCGATGCTGTGCCGAAAGCAAGAGCAGCGACCGCCTGGGCGCCTCCGACCTTATAGATCTCTTTGACACCGCACTCCGCGGCAGCGACCAGTACCTCCGGCAAAAGGCTTCCATCTTTCAGCGGCGGAGAAACCATGACGATCTCCTCGACTCCAGCCACGGCTGCCGGAAGCGCATTCATCAGAACGGAAGATGGATAAGCTGCTGTTCCCCCCGGAACATAGACCCCGACCCGCTGCAAAGGGCGAATGACTTGGCCAAGGATACTGCCGTCTTCGGCAGTATCAAACCAGGAAACCCTTTTTTGCTTTTCGTGGTAGGTTCTAATGTTGTTGATCGCCTGACTGATTGCTTCCAGGTACTCATCATCTACTTTTTTATAAGCTTCCCATATCTCCTGGTCGGTGACCCGAAGTCCCGAGGCCTTCAGGTCAACCCCGTCAAACGCGGCAGTCAAGTCATAAATGGCTTCATCACCCTGTTCACGCACCTTTTGCAGGATTCCTGCCACTTTTTCTTCCAAGTCACGGTCATTGCCGTAGGATTTATTAATAAGCGTTTTCAGGTCAATATCCTCAATTTTTTGTACAGTCTTCATCGTCTAAACCTCCTTTGGCAATATCAGTCGTACTGCTGGACAAGGACTCTCATTTTTTCTGCAAGCCCCTGAATACGTTCGTATTTTACCCGATAGGACACGCGATTGGCAATCATTCTGCTCGTAGCTTCAAGGATCTGGGCGACCTCGGCCAGATTATTCTCTCTTAAGGTCTTACCGGTTGAGACAATATCCACAATCATCTCAGCCAGACCCACCCGGGGAGCAAGTTCAATATTGCCATGCAGTTTGATCGGTGTAACCTGCATACCGTGCTCATTGAAGAACAGTTGGGCAACTCTCGGGAACTTGGTTGCAGCTCTCTTTTGGTTTAGCACGCTCAGGTCATATTGTCCGTCAGGCAGCTTCTGCGGCAGGTTTTCCTCCGGCATCGCCACAACAAAGCGGCAATACCCGAATTTTAAGTCAACCAGTTCAGCAACATCTTTGTTTTGTTCGATTACGGTATCCTTGCCGACGAAACCGATATCTGCCGCTCCCTGTTCTACATAAGTGGGAATATCCGTCGGGCGGCAAATGATAATCCTCGCCTCTGATCCAGGAAGATCAAACAGCAGTTTACGGGAATCATTTTCTACCGATCTGCAGTCCAGCCCCGCTTCAGTCAGAAGCGCCACTGAATCCGTCAGTAATTTTCCTTTTGGCAGCGCTATGGTTAAATAATTTTTCGGCACAATACAAAGCCCCTTCCAAAGATTGATGATTAGACCAATGGCCTTTTAAATTAATTGCTAACGATGTTAAATGACACTTATTTATTGCTCTCAATCTTCTCCAGCAGCGCAATTCCGCGGCTGGAAGCCAGGTTTCTGGCATCGGCGTCCGTCAGGAATCCGAGGGCCATCTCAACTTTTTTGCCGCTTTTTCTGAGCTCCCGGCAGCGTTTGATCACAGCTCCGGGGGATTGCCCGTAAACCAAAACATCGGCCTTATCCAATTCAAAATCTGCAGCCTTCTCGAGCATAAGGCCGAGATTAACCGCAAAACCTGTTGCGCCGTAATCCATTCCAAAATCTGCATAGAGACCATCATAACGTCCTCCTTCAATCAGCGGAACGCCGATTCCCGGAAGATAACCTTCAAAGATTGCGCCTGTATAATAGGAGAATCCTCTTAAGATTCCAAGGTCCAGGGATACGTAGTCCTGAACGCCGAATTCCTTTAAATACAAATAGATGGTCCGTAAAGATTCCACAGCTTTTCCGATCGGCTTAATATGCGTCCAGTTTTGAAGCTTATCCAGGACTTCTTCTTTCCCGGTCAGATGAGGCAGGGATAGAAGAAGTTCTTTCGCCGGCTCGGGCAAGTCGTTGGAAGAAACGATTTTTTCAAGTTTTACCATGTCCTTACGTGCTATACCGTCTTCCAGTTCCTCCCTCACTTTGGTTTCAAACCTCATCTCTTCGGCTAGTCCCGAGAAAATCCCGTTGTGCCCAAGGTTCAGTTGAAAATTTCTGATTTTGAGTGTCTTCATGATTTCTACAGCCAGCGCAATAACTTCAGCGTCTGCAATGTCATTGTCCGAGCCGATCAGTTCAACGCCCACCTGCCTGAATTCCCGGTAACGGGCGGAATCATTCCTGTAAACATCACCACTGTAACAGAACCGCAGCGGAAATTGTCCGCCTTTCTGTCTTGTGGCAACCATCCTGGCAATCGGGGTTGTGAATTCCGGTCTTAATACGAGCGTATGACCGTTTTTGTCAAAGAACTTATATAAATGGTCATCCTTGTCTGCGTCAGGCTCGACACAGGCCCGATATTCGAGTCCGGGTGTCGCAACTTTCTGATAAGACCAATTTTTGCATACACTGATTGCTTTTCCTTCCAACTCCTCCAGCTGTGCTAATTCAGCCGGCAGAAGATCGATCATCCCCTCCGGAATTTTAAGCCCTAATGATGAACGTTCCATAATTATTGCACCTCATTTTTCTGAAAGCTCTTATTTTTTTTATTTTTCTCCATTCGTTCGAGAACCATCTTGTAACCGTCAGCGCCATAGTTCAAACAACGTTTGACCCTGCTGATGGTGGCAGAGCTTGCTCCGGTAACTTCAGCAATCCTGGAATAGGTCACGTCTTCCTCCAGCATACGGGCGACTTCCAGCCGCTGCGCGAGGGCCTTGATCTCCGCTACCGTAGCCAAATCTTCAAAGAAGCTGTAACATTCCTCTTTCGTTTTGAGCAGAAGGATCGCTTCAATAAGAGAATCGGTCAGGGTATCCCTGATCCTTTCGTCACTCAGCATGATGACTTACCTCCGGGTTATCTCTTTCACACTTTAATTTATTAAAGTATTGAACCGATGTCAAGTATAATTGTAAAAAATCTTTAATCCTGTGCCTCCGTTTAAAAAGAATAATCCAGAATTGGCTTGCAGGCCCGATATACTCGGGATATAATCTACTCAACGTCTTATTTTTTTACTTAGAAATGAAGGAAAATCTACGGTTTATTTTTTTATGGAAAAGAGTGAGTGAGCGAATGAGCAAATACTGGAGCAAAATTGCGGCTGGTCAAAAACCGTATGTACCGGGAGAACAGCCGAAAGACAAAAAATATATCAAGCTGAACACGAACGAATGTCCCTATACGCCTTCTCCCTTGGTCCTCGAAGCGATCAAAGAAGCCGCAAATGAGAAACTGAAGTTATACCCCGATCCGGGCGGTGAGGACTTGCGCCAGGCCGTAGCCGAATATTATGGCCTGAAAAAGGAGTGGGTATTTGTTGGAAACGGTTCGGATGAAATCCTGGCTTTTGCGTTTATGGCTTTTTTTGATCCGGGCCGCACGATCCTGTTCCCGGATGTTACCTATAGTTTCTATCCGGTCTATGCTAATTTATTTCAGCTGGACTACCGGCTGGTCCCGCTGAGAGAAGAGTTTTCTTTATACCCGCCTGATTTCTACGGTTCGGAAGGCGGAGTCATCTTTCCGAACCCCAATGCCCCTACCGGCAACTATGTGACGCCCGAAATGATAGAAAAAATCCTTATCCATAATATGGATAAGGTAGTCATCGTTGATGAGGCCTATATTGATTTCGGCGGTGAAACTGCCATTCCGCTTATTGAGAAGTACCCCAATTTGCTGGTAATCCAGACATTGTCCAAGTCCCGGTCTCTGGCAGGCTTAAGAGTTGGCTTTGCTCTGGGTCAGGATGAGCTGATGGAAGGCTTGAGCCGGATCAAAAATTCCTTTAATTCCTATACATTGGACCGCTTATCCATGGCCGGAGCAATCGCAGCCATGAAGGATGAGTCCTACTTCCAAGTCACGAGACAAAAAGTGATGCAAACGAGGGAAAGGATCGTTCCGGTACTCAGGCAAATGGGCTGGCAAGTGATTCCATCACAAGCAAATTTCATTTTCATATCCCACCCCGTGCTCAAGGCTGAAGAGGTCTTCACCGCACTCCGACAGCAGGGCATTTTGGTCAGGTACTTCCGCCAGCCCAAAATCGACAATTACCTACGCGTCAGCATCGGCAGTGACGAGGAGATGGACAGCCTGCTCCAAGCACTTACCAAGATTAACCCATAAGGTTTGTTATGGTTCGTTACTAACCCATAATTCCCAAACTTCAGGGACATACCCTACTGTAGCCTGTTTGCCGTTACGGACGATTGGTGTCCGGTAAAGACCGGGATTGTTCAGCAATAATTCTTCTCTGACAATTGAACTACTGATTTTGTCCAGATTTAAGCGCAAATAGTCCTTGCCTCCGGTATTAAACAGGCTGTTTAGACCCACCGCTGCTTTAACACTCTGCAGTTCTCCTTTGCTTAATCCCTTTTGGTCCAGATCTATGAGCTGATATCGAATGCGGCGCTCTTTAAACCAGCGTTCCGCTTTTTTTGTATCAAAACACTTTTTGATTCCAAATATCTGTATGTTCATAAACTCTCTTAATTTCTCTTGATTTGATTTTCTTCATTCTATTTTTTGTTGTATATCAATAATTATTGTCTTATTTATCTACGCGGAAATGCTCTCCTAGCCCTTGGTTCCTTTAGGACCTCAGCCCAGATAACGCCACGCATTACTTCCGAAGATGATAAATTA
Proteins encoded:
- the hisIE gene encoding bifunctional phosphoribosyl-AMP cyclohydrolase/phosphoribosyl-ATP diphosphatase HisIE, whose protein sequence is MNSRFESGCIDISKTVQAVKWDEKGLAPAIAQDAESGEVLMLAYMNQEALKKTLTEGKACYFSRSRNQLWVKGETSGHYQEIVDIRFDCDRDTILLKVKQTGMACHENYYSCFHYLPGSETCCGQPNTKPTVSLGRTLEMLAEVIKQRNIERPEGAYTTYLFAKGIDKILKKIGEECAEVIIAAKNNSLSEIRYEASDLLYHLLVMLEDRNVPLSEIAEELNSRRK
- the hisF gene encoding imidazole glycerol phosphate synthase subunit HisF; translation: MLAKRIIPCLDVHDGRVVKGTNFIHLRDAGDPVELASLYDREGADELVFLDISASAEGRETMVDVVRRTAEKVFIPFTIGGGLRTIEDIRRMLRAGADKVSLNTAAVQNPELIEQGALTFGSQCIVVAIDARKVGEGRWEVYTHGGRKPTGTDVLEWARKVEELGAGEILLTSMDRDGTKEGYDNELNRLVSRAVTIPLIASGGVGNLKHMAEGLTEGEADAVLAASIFHYREYSIKETKDYLAGKGIPVRR
- the hisA gene encoding 1-(5-phosphoribosyl)-5-[(5-phosphoribosylamino)methylideneamino]imidazole-4-carboxamide isomerase yields the protein MIIYPAIDLKDGKVVRLLQGRMEDATVYSDDPAGVAADFMDRGSKVLHIVDLNGAFSGKPVNDEAIRDIVKNVSLKIQVGGGIRTLARIEELLDLGVSRVILGTVAVRDPELVTEAVRRYGDQIIVGIDAKDGMVAVQGWAESTGLKAEDLGKAMKQVGVSRIVFTDISRDGMLGGPNIASTVRMAETTGLKVIASGGISALDDLDKLKAEADRGIAIEGAIVGKAIYSGAFTLEEALRVIA
- the hisH gene encoding imidazole glycerol phosphate synthase subunit HisH, giving the protein MIGIVDYGRGNLRSVEKAFEKLGFLAEIIESPEKLTGTDGVILPGVGAFADAMDELAKGGWLDPLKQYVQSGKPFLGICLGMQLLFEVGEEHGEHSGLGFLKGRVVKFPPGLKIPHMGWNKLNVIRQNMLCNDIPNHSYFYFVHSYFAQPADQDYIAGTSDYGLEFPALVGKDNVWGAQFHPEKSSPWGLVMLDNFGKWVKNQ
- the hisB gene encoding imidazoleglycerol-phosphate dehydratase HisB, translating into MRSANLSRTTLETEITLALAIDGSGRVSVDTGIGFFDHMLDAFCRFAHFDLEIEAGGDLKVDQHHLVEDCGIVLGQAMKEALGDKSGIERVGDCLFPMDEALVQVAADISNRGFLVWKVDCPEGMVGDFPVEMAEEFFRALATNAGITLHIGMLDGKNRHHILEAVFKAAGRALGLAVRKSSLVDGVPSTKGSL
- the hisD gene encoding histidinol dehydrogenase; amino-acid sequence: MKTVQKIEDIDLKTLINKSYGNDRDLEEKVAGILQKVREQGDEAIYDLTAAFDGVDLKASGLRVTDQEIWEAYKKVDDEYLEAISQAINNIRTYHEKQKRVSWFDTAEDGSILGQVIRPLQRVGVYVPGGTAAYPSSVLMNALPAAVAGVEEIVMVSPPLKDGSLLPEVLVAAAECGVKEIYKVGGAQAVAALAFGTASIAPVDKITGPGNIFVTLAKKMVYGTVDIDMLAGPSEILILADESAVPEELAADLLSQAEHDRLASAILVSPCSDLLEKTVLEVERQLEALPRAEIARDSWDTYGAAILVRDIQEGINLVNRIAPEHFELAVQEPFAWLGKVKNAGAVFLGRYTPEPVGDYFAGPNHILPTGGTARFYSVLGVDTFVKRISVINYSEEALQRDTAQIAYLARKEGLEAHARAVEVRQKKL
- the hisG gene encoding ATP phosphoribosyltransferase — its product is MPKNYLTIALPKGKLLTDSVALLTEAGLDCRSVENDSRKLLFDLPGSEARIIICRPTDIPTYVEQGAADIGFVGKDTVIEQNKDVAELVDLKFGYCRFVVAMPEENLPQKLPDGQYDLSVLNQKRAATKFPRVAQLFFNEHGMQVTPIKLHGNIELAPRVGLAEMIVDIVSTGKTLRENNLAEVAQILEATSRMIANRVSYRVKYERIQGLAEKMRVLVQQYD
- the hisZ gene encoding ATP phosphoribosyltransferase regulatory subunit, which codes for MERSSLGLKIPEGMIDLLPAELAQLEELEGKAISVCKNWSYQKVATPGLEYRACVEPDADKDDHLYKFFDKNGHTLVLRPEFTTPIARMVATRQKGGQFPLRFCYSGDVYRNDSARYREFRQVGVELIGSDNDIADAEVIALAVEIMKTLKIRNFQLNLGHNGIFSGLAEEMRFETKVREELEDGIARKDMVKLEKIVSSNDLPEPAKELLLSLPHLTGKEEVLDKLQNWTHIKPIGKAVESLRTIYLYLKEFGVQDYVSLDLGILRGFSYYTGAIFEGYLPGIGVPLIEGGRYDGLYADFGMDYGATGFAVNLGLMLEKAADFELDKADVLVYGQSPGAVIKRCRELRKSGKKVEMALGFLTDADARNLASSRGIALLEKIESNK
- a CDS encoding YerC/YecD family TrpR-related protein, which encodes MLSDERIRDTLTDSLIEAILLLKTKEECYSFFEDLATVAEIKALAQRLEVARMLEEDVTYSRIAEVTGASSATISRVKRCLNYGADGYKMVLERMEKNKKNKSFQKNEVQ
- the hisC gene encoding histidinol-phosphate transaminase; amino-acid sequence: MSKYWSKIAAGQKPYVPGEQPKDKKYIKLNTNECPYTPSPLVLEAIKEAANEKLKLYPDPGGEDLRQAVAEYYGLKKEWVFVGNGSDEILAFAFMAFFDPGRTILFPDVTYSFYPVYANLFQLDYRLVPLREEFSLYPPDFYGSEGGVIFPNPNAPTGNYVTPEMIEKILIHNMDKVVIVDEAYIDFGGETAIPLIEKYPNLLVIQTLSKSRSLAGLRVGFALGQDELMEGLSRIKNSFNSYTLDRLSMAGAIAAMKDESYFQVTRQKVMQTRERIVPVLRQMGWQVIPSQANFIFISHPVLKAEEVFTALRQQGILVRYFRQPKIDNYLRVSIGSDEEMDSLLQALTKINP
- a CDS encoding arsenate reductase family protein: MNIQIFGIKKCFDTKKAERWFKERRIRYQLIDLDQKGLSKGELQSVKAAVGLNSLFNTGGKDYLRLNLDKISSSIVREELLLNNPGLYRTPIVRNGKQATVGYVPEVWELWVSNEP